Proteins from a genomic interval of Rhodothermales bacterium:
- a CDS encoding cytochrome c3 family protein — MPQIFPRSANVLPTLSLVLVSGIGIFAIAFVWYYFSPEYTDVGYAPEQPVAFSHRLHAGELGVNCQYCHSQVENAAHSNVPATQTCMNCHNQIRTESLKLLPVRESWATGASIPWVKVHQLPDYAHFAHNVHIKNGVGCQTCHGRIDQMEVVELVEPLSMGWCIECHRQPELYLRPNDEITTMGYVQPADFVERNMERIRIENIQPPTNCSACHY; from the coding sequence ATGCCTCAGATCTTTCCCCGAAGCGCGAATGTGCTACCGACGCTGAGCCTTGTGCTGGTGTCGGGAATCGGCATCTTCGCCATTGCCTTCGTTTGGTACTACTTCAGCCCGGAGTACACGGATGTCGGGTATGCGCCCGAGCAGCCCGTAGCCTTCAGTCACCGGCTGCACGCGGGTGAGCTTGGTGTCAATTGCCAGTACTGCCACTCGCAGGTGGAGAATGCGGCGCACTCCAATGTGCCCGCCACGCAGACCTGCATGAACTGCCACAACCAGATTCGCACGGAAAGCCTGAAGCTGCTTCCGGTGCGGGAGAGTTGGGCAACCGGGGCGTCGATTCCGTGGGTGAAGGTCCACCAACTGCCGGACTACGCGCATTTTGCGCACAACGTGCACATCAAGAACGGGGTGGGCTGCCAGACCTGTCACGGCCGCATCGATCAGATGGAGGTCGTCGAGCTGGTTGAGCCGCTGTCGATGGGATGGTGCATCGAGTGCCACCGCCAACCGGAGCTGTACCTGCGCCCGAATGACGAGATCACCACGATGGGCTACGTGCAACCGGCCGACTTCGTGGAGCGCAACATGGAGCGCATCCGCATCGAGAATATCCAGCCGCCGACGAACTGTTCGGCCTGTCACTACTAG
- a CDS encoding cytochrome c has product MRLVSMTMISRAMSLLALVALVGCRGTVSDQPPIHINPNMDWQERFDPQERNDFFADGRAMRPPVPGTVARGFLREDTAFHFGRDASGNFVEGMPVEVTAELMERGQERYEIFCAVCHGSAGDGQGIIMTGNYGYVPAPTYHSDLLRSAPDGYMFDVIGNGVRSMPGYAQQIPIADRWAITAYIRALQRSQFAGGADVAGGPQNVQSAGTSSAP; this is encoded by the coding sequence ATGCGCCTGGTATCCATGACCATGATTTCCCGCGCGATGTCGCTTCTGGCGCTGGTGGCCCTCGTAGGCTGCCGGGGCACGGTAAGTGACCAGCCGCCGATCCATATCAATCCGAACATGGACTGGCAGGAGCGCTTCGATCCGCAGGAGCGGAACGATTTCTTTGCCGATGGGCGGGCCATGCGACCCCCGGTCCCCGGTACCGTGGCGCGCGGATTCCTGCGTGAAGACACGGCGTTCCACTTCGGTCGCGATGCTTCCGGCAACTTCGTGGAAGGCATGCCGGTCGAAGTGACTGCCGAGCTCATGGAGCGCGGTCAGGAGCGGTACGAGATTTTCTGCGCCGTTTGCCACGGTAGCGCCGGTGACGGGCAGGGCATCATCATGACGGGCAACTACGGCTACGTGCCTGCGCCGACGTACCACTCAGACCTGCTGCGTTCCGCGCCGGACGGCTACATGTTCGACGTTATCGGCAATGGCGTGCGCAGCATGCCGGGCTACGCTCAGCAGATCCCGATCGCAGACCGTTGGGCCATCACCGCCTACATCCGTGCCCTGCAGCGCAGCCAGTTCGCGGGCGGTGCGGACGTAGCAGGCGGTCCCCAGAATGTGCAATCAGCCGGCACCAGCTCGGCCCCATAG
- a CDS encoding DUF3341 domain-containing protein yields the protein MNPVKELIRDVKASMGIFESPNPELHGLLAEFPNPGALYHAAEGVRDAGYKHFDAHSPFPIHGMDDAMGLGNSLVGWITFGGGIAGLALGTWLQWWTGAVDYPLNISGKPFFAVEPSIPVMFELTILLSALSTVAGMFALNGLPRPYNPLFYSSNFARATDDAFFLHIAATDRRFEKDGTRRLLEDLGATTIEVIRDRGDSDLED from the coding sequence ATGAACCCAGTTAAAGAACTGATTCGCGACGTCAAGGCGTCGATGGGCATCTTCGAGAGCCCGAACCCCGAGCTTCACGGCCTGCTGGCCGAATTCCCCAACCCGGGCGCCCTCTACCATGCGGCAGAAGGCGTGCGCGATGCGGGGTACAAGCATTTCGATGCGCACAGCCCGTTCCCCATCCACGGCATGGATGATGCCATGGGGCTCGGCAATTCGCTGGTCGGGTGGATCACCTTCGGCGGCGGTATTGCGGGCCTCGCCCTGGGTACCTGGCTGCAGTGGTGGACCGGCGCAGTGGACTACCCGCTCAACATCAGCGGCAAGCCCTTCTTTGCCGTCGAGCCTTCGATCCCGGTGATGTTCGAGCTGACCATCCTGCTCAGCGCGCTCTCTACCGTGGCCGGCATGTTCGCCCTGAACGGACTGCCCCGCCCCTACAACCCGCTCTTCTATTCCTCCAACTTTGCCCGCGCTACCGACGACGCGTTCTTCCTGCACATCGCAGCGACGGACCGCCGGTTCGAGAAGGACGGCACACGCCGACTGCTTGAAGATCTCGGAGCCACGACCATCGAGGTCATCCGTGATCGCGGCGACTCGGATCTGGAGGACTGA
- the nrfD gene encoding polysulfide reductase NrfD has product MSTEHQANSAGHVMDDSPLFGADLSFHDITEMVASHTEKKTPIAWFAAFSLANIGLMILLVMIAYLFWNGVGVWGLNNPVGWGYAIVNFVFWVGIGHAGTLISAILFLFRQQWRTAINRSAEAMTIFAVICALIFPGIHVGRVWAAYWMLPIPNQMEMWPQFKSPLLWDVFAVSTYFTVSLVFWYVGLIPDLATLRDRATNKIRQRVLGVLSMGWTGANRHWRNYEKAYLLLAALATPLVLSVHSVVSFDFAVSIVPGWHTTIFPPYFVAGAIFSGFAMVVTLLVIARKIYNLEDIITIGHLEKMNIIILLTGTMVGFAYITEFFIAWYSGVQYEQYAFLNRAFGPYAWAYWIMMSCNLFFPQFFWFKKLRTSIPFMFVVSIFVNVGMWFERFVITVTSLHRDYLPSSWDYYSPTAVDVLTFVGSFGLFFTLFLLFLRFVPMVAIAEVKAVKPEADPHYYDGHGDGHAGHELPTAAPGPPATA; this is encoded by the coding sequence GTGAGTACGGAACACCAAGCCAACTCTGCGGGACACGTCATGGACGACTCCCCGCTGTTCGGTGCTGACCTCTCGTTCCACGACATCACCGAAATGGTGGCGTCGCATACCGAGAAGAAGACACCCATTGCGTGGTTCGCCGCCTTCTCGCTTGCGAACATCGGCCTCATGATCCTTCTGGTCATGATCGCCTACCTGTTCTGGAACGGCGTGGGGGTCTGGGGCCTGAACAACCCGGTCGGATGGGGCTATGCCATCGTGAACTTCGTGTTCTGGGTGGGCATCGGTCACGCCGGCACGCTGATCTCGGCGATTCTCTTCCTGTTCCGGCAGCAGTGGCGAACAGCCATCAACCGGAGTGCGGAAGCGATGACCATCTTCGCGGTGATCTGCGCCCTGATCTTCCCGGGCATTCACGTGGGTCGCGTCTGGGCTGCCTACTGGATGCTGCCGATCCCGAACCAGATGGAGATGTGGCCGCAGTTCAAGAGCCCCTTGCTCTGGGACGTGTTCGCGGTTTCGACCTACTTCACGGTCTCGCTGGTCTTCTGGTACGTGGGTCTGATTCCGGACCTGGCCACGCTGCGGGACCGCGCCACGAACAAGATTCGCCAGCGGGTTCTCGGCGTGCTGTCGATGGGCTGGACCGGTGCCAACCGCCACTGGCGCAACTACGAGAAGGCCTACCTGCTGCTGGCCGCGCTGGCCACGCCTCTGGTGCTTTCGGTGCACTCGGTGGTGTCCTTCGACTTTGCGGTGTCCATTGTGCCCGGGTGGCATACCACCATCTTCCCGCCCTACTTCGTGGCGGGCGCCATCTTCTCAGGCTTTGCGATGGTGGTGACCCTGCTGGTGATAGCCCGGAAGATTTACAATCTGGAGGACATCATTACGATCGGTCACCTGGAGAAGATGAACATCATCATTCTCCTGACCGGCACCATGGTGGGCTTCGCCTACATCACGGAGTTCTTCATCGCCTGGTACTCGGGCGTTCAGTACGAGCAGTACGCGTTCCTCAATCGAGCCTTCGGGCCGTACGCGTGGGCCTACTGGATCATGATGAGCTGCAACCTCTTCTTCCCGCAGTTCTTCTGGTTCAAGAAGCTGCGCACGAGTATCCCGTTCATGTTCGTGGTGTCCATCTTCGTGAACGTGGGCATGTGGTTCGAGCGTTTCGTGATCACGGTCACCTCACTGCACCGGGACTACCTGCCCAGCTCCTGGGATTACTACTCCCCGACTGCGGTGGATGTGCTGACGTTCGTCGGCTCCTTCGGCCTCTTCTTCACCCTCTTCCTGCTGTTCCTGCGCTTTGTGCCGATGGTCGCCATCGCCGAGGTGAAGGCCGTCAAGCCGGAGGCGGATCCGCACTACTACGACGGTCACGGCGACGGACACGCGGGACATGAGCTCCCGACCGCCGCCCCCGGACCGCCCGCTACAGCCTGA
- the coxB gene encoding cytochrome c oxidase subunit II, giving the protein MGENGTTWLPEAASTIAPEVDALFYFVLWTSVVMFIGVVVAMAYYGMKFRRRDPSYVPPAHHESRLIETASIVIPTILVLIVFTWGFKVFIKMYAAPPDSYEITVRGKQWFWEYEYDNGVVVANEFYVPIGRPVKLNMSATDVLHSYFIPDFRVKHDVLPNRYTSLWFQVDEAGEYQVYCTEYCGTQHSAMLSTLVAVPQAEFDSWLANQNQDLPPAELGELLYTQYACNACHSTDGVAGVGPTFQGLYEAARPLADGSTVTADDNYLRQSILDPASQLVQGYGPVMPATYTSFSAKQLDGLIAYIKALQ; this is encoded by the coding sequence ATGGGAGAAAACGGAACCACATGGCTTCCTGAGGCGGCGTCGACCATCGCGCCCGAGGTGGACGCGCTGTTCTACTTCGTCCTCTGGACGAGCGTAGTCATGTTCATCGGTGTAGTGGTCGCGATGGCCTACTACGGCATGAAGTTTCGCCGGCGCGACCCCTCCTACGTGCCGCCGGCACACCACGAGAGCCGCTTGATTGAAACGGCCAGCATCGTGATCCCCACGATCCTGGTGCTCATTGTCTTCACCTGGGGCTTCAAGGTGTTCATCAAGATGTACGCAGCCCCCCCGGATTCCTACGAGATCACCGTGCGCGGCAAGCAGTGGTTCTGGGAGTACGAGTACGACAACGGCGTCGTGGTGGCCAATGAGTTCTATGTGCCCATCGGCCGCCCGGTCAAGCTGAACATGAGCGCCACCGATGTGCTGCACTCGTACTTCATCCCGGACTTCCGCGTCAAGCACGACGTGCTGCCCAATCGCTACACCAGTCTGTGGTTTCAGGTGGACGAAGCGGGGGAGTACCAGGTGTATTGCACGGAGTATTGCGGCACGCAGCATTCAGCCATGCTGAGCACGCTGGTGGCCGTGCCCCAGGCTGAGTTTGATTCGTGGCTGGCCAACCAGAATCAGGACCTGCCGCCTGCAGAACTGGGCGAATTGCTGTATACCCAGTACGCATGCAACGCTTGCCACTCCACCGACGGCGTCGCAGGAGTGGGTCCCACCTTCCAGGGTCTTTACGAGGCGGCCCGCCCCCTGGCGGACGGCTCGACCGTCACCGCTGACGACAACTACCTGCGTCAGTCCATCCTCGATCCCGCCTCGCAGTTGGTGCAGGGTTATGGTCCGGTTATGCCGGCCACCTACACCTCTTTCTCGGCGAAGCAGCTCGATGGACTGATCGCTTACATAAAGGCGCTGCAGTAG
- a CDS encoding SCO family protein, with translation MKRGLLIALVSLLPLTVSAQRTGELPAVFDGVGIEEQLGSTLPLDLQFADAEGNPVTLGRYFTGSRPVMLNLVYHECPMLCSLMLTEFTKTLIDLNESEGWVPGQQFDVVTISFSAVEVPEMAARAKARYLDQLGLEQAARGWHFLTGSQESIDAISEAMGYGFKWVEASQEYAHPAALMLASPEGVLTRYIHGLTFEARDVKLAVIEASEGRVGTAMDKIFLFCYRYDSQANSYVADAWAIMRAGGLLTMILLGGTLLVLWRRERRTLDPGSPAVST, from the coding sequence GTGAAACGCGGGCTGCTCATAGCGCTCGTTTCGCTGCTGCCGCTGACGGTTTCCGCGCAGCGCACCGGTGAGTTGCCGGCCGTCTTCGACGGTGTCGGCATCGAGGAACAGTTGGGAAGCACACTGCCGCTCGACTTGCAATTCGCGGATGCCGAGGGAAACCCGGTAACCCTGGGCCGCTACTTCACAGGCTCGAGGCCCGTGATGTTGAATCTCGTGTATCACGAGTGCCCGATGCTCTGCAGCCTGATGCTGACGGAGTTCACCAAGACCCTCATCGACCTCAACGAGTCTGAAGGCTGGGTGCCGGGCCAGCAATTCGATGTGGTTACGATCAGCTTCTCGGCGGTAGAGGTCCCGGAAATGGCGGCGCGCGCCAAGGCGCGCTATCTGGACCAACTCGGTCTGGAGCAGGCAGCCCGCGGCTGGCACTTCCTGACCGGATCCCAGGAGTCGATCGATGCGATTTCCGAGGCCATGGGTTACGGATTCAAGTGGGTCGAGGCCTCCCAGGAGTACGCCCATCCGGCGGCCCTCATGCTGGCCAGCCCGGAAGGTGTGCTGACCCGGTACATTCACGGCCTCACCTTCGAAGCGCGGGATGTGAAGCTCGCAGTGATCGAGGCATCGGAAGGGCGGGTTGGCACCGCCATGGACAAGATTTTTCTCTTCTGCTACCGCTATGACTCCCAGGCCAATTCCTACGTGGCCGACGCCTGGGCCATCATGCGTGCAGGAGGGCTTTTGACGATGATTCTGCTGGGAGGCACCCTCCTGGTACTCTGGCGCCGCGAGCGCCGAACGCTGGACCCCGGTTCGCCGGCGGTCAGCACCTAA
- a CDS encoding TAT-variant-translocated molybdopterin oxidoreductase: MIELPVLQNSERDSDASSPRTRFWRSVEQLQGSEEYQAFTGSELMPEAAGSPGQTTRRGFLHIMGASMALAGLAGCRKPIEHIMPFSRRPEDTIPGVPMQYASGMEFRGALRPILVESTDGRPTKIEGNPEHPESSGSSGVFEQASLLGLYDPDRSKTVMRDGDGATFDDFVNFVASRPASSRVAVLAAPSSSMTLAAQRRAIQAAGGRWIEYDASGSDQAAAALQLAYGQSLRARYNFSRADVILSLDADFLGMQAPDALHNASGFAASRRMEERGSMSRLYVAEPSFSVTGGMADHHKAVKASQVAGVGAAIARALGIAVEGGREFDNDPWVQAAAADLQAAGSAGVVVAGEGQSRDAHLIAVAINAMLGAVGTTVSLMNVPNTGSATRFENLAQLVLDMASGRVDMLVTMDCNPVYDAPASLRFAEAMERVPETVHLGLYQDETAHASRWHLPMAHYLEAWSDGRSFGGALSVVQPLIAPLYDGARSPIEVSGLLADRQNRTGYDRVRATWQGFASGGTFEQDWRKVLHDGFAEGTAYGSFSDAPSGLAGALAGVGRAAPGDGLEVVFRTSSSVLDGSFANNAWLQELPDATTKIVWDNVAIMSPGTAERLGLGVNLSEGRHYADLATVTVGDSAVEIPIWIQHGTAEDTVVLEMGYGRSIATDRAVREPIFFDLDAETDIYGQGAVANGVGSNVAPLRSVASPGFASGASVAAAGSDYMIATTQDHGAMPDEGAEMMGRGLFRMATVEEYQADPYFVADGDPKPIGGYAWEDYPALWEYSHPSKQDAYKDNPYYANQWGMVIDLNTCTGCNACVVACQSENNIQVVGKDEVARGREMSWIRMDRYFVGGDGAGELQMVQQPVPCMHCENAPCESVCPVAATVHSPDGTNQMIYNRCIGTRYCANNCPYKVRRFNYYNWSKTLPESLHMAQNPNVTVRSRGVMEKCSYCIQRIREVNRQVNVEGREIRDGDVVTACQQACPSHAISFGDLNDPTSKVVQDRANPRRYELLAELSVKPRTSYLGRLRNPNTTLASAASAPAESE, translated from the coding sequence ATGATCGAGCTTCCCGTACTGCAGAACTCCGAACGCGATTCGGACGCGTCGTCACCGCGCACGCGGTTCTGGCGCAGCGTCGAACAGCTGCAGGGTTCTGAGGAATACCAGGCGTTCACCGGCTCGGAGCTTATGCCCGAGGCCGCCGGAAGCCCGGGACAGACCACCCGCCGCGGGTTTCTGCACATTATGGGTGCGTCCATGGCGCTTGCGGGCCTTGCCGGCTGCCGCAAGCCCATCGAGCACATCATGCCGTTCTCCCGCAGGCCGGAGGACACCATCCCCGGCGTGCCGATGCAGTACGCGTCCGGCATGGAGTTTCGCGGCGCGCTCCGCCCCATTCTGGTGGAGAGCACGGACGGTCGGCCCACCAAGATCGAGGGCAACCCCGAGCATCCCGAGTCTTCGGGCAGTTCCGGCGTGTTCGAGCAGGCGAGCCTGCTGGGGCTGTATGATCCGGACCGCTCCAAGACGGTGATGCGCGATGGGGATGGGGCGACCTTTGACGACTTCGTCAACTTTGTCGCTTCGCGTCCGGCATCCTCCCGTGTTGCCGTGCTGGCGGCACCCTCGTCTTCGATGACCCTGGCGGCCCAGCGACGGGCGATCCAGGCGGCGGGCGGCCGCTGGATCGAGTACGACGCGTCCGGGTCTGATCAGGCCGCAGCTGCGCTGCAGCTGGCCTACGGGCAGTCCCTGCGGGCCCGGTACAACTTCTCCCGGGCAGACGTCATTCTGAGTCTGGATGCGGACTTTCTGGGCATGCAGGCGCCTGACGCACTGCACAATGCCTCGGGGTTCGCCGCGAGCCGACGCATGGAGGAGCGGGGTTCGATGTCCCGCCTCTATGTGGCTGAACCATCCTTCTCGGTTACCGGCGGCATGGCCGACCACCACAAGGCGGTCAAGGCATCGCAGGTGGCCGGCGTGGGCGCCGCAATCGCCCGTGCGCTTGGCATCGCCGTCGAGGGCGGTCGCGAGTTCGACAACGATCCGTGGGTGCAGGCCGCAGCGGCCGATCTGCAGGCAGCCGGCTCGGCCGGGGTCGTCGTGGCTGGCGAAGGTCAGTCGCGCGATGCCCACCTCATCGCGGTGGCCATCAACGCGATGCTCGGTGCGGTCGGAACGACGGTCTCGCTGATGAACGTGCCGAATACGGGTTCGGCCACACGCTTTGAGAATCTGGCCCAGTTGGTGCTGGACATGGCGTCGGGTCGCGTGGACATGCTGGTCACGATGGACTGCAACCCGGTGTACGACGCGCCCGCCTCGCTGCGATTCGCAGAGGCCATGGAGCGCGTGCCGGAGACGGTTCACCTGGGACTCTATCAGGATGAAACGGCGCACGCCTCCCGCTGGCATCTGCCCATGGCACACTACCTCGAGGCGTGGAGCGACGGACGTTCCTTCGGTGGTGCGCTTTCGGTGGTGCAGCCGCTGATTGCCCCGCTCTATGACGGCGCCCGCTCGCCGATCGAAGTGTCAGGTCTTCTGGCCGACCGCCAGAATCGCACCGGCTATGACCGGGTGCGCGCCACCTGGCAGGGCTTCGCGTCCGGAGGCACCTTCGAGCAGGACTGGCGCAAAGTGCTGCACGACGGATTTGCCGAAGGCACCGCGTACGGATCCTTCTCCGATGCTCCTTCCGGCCTGGCCGGCGCGCTGGCCGGCGTGGGGCGCGCGGCGCCGGGCGATGGCCTGGAGGTCGTCTTCCGGACCTCATCGTCCGTATTGGACGGCTCGTTCGCGAACAACGCCTGGCTGCAGGAACTGCCGGACGCCACGACCAAAATTGTCTGGGACAATGTGGCGATCATGAGTCCCGGCACGGCGGAGCGGCTCGGCCTGGGTGTCAACCTGTCCGAGGGAAGGCACTACGCCGATCTCGCCACGGTAACCGTGGGAGACAGCGCCGTCGAGATTCCGATCTGGATTCAGCATGGCACTGCAGAGGACACGGTGGTGCTGGAAATGGGCTATGGCCGCTCCATCGCCACAGATCGTGCCGTGCGGGAGCCCATCTTCTTCGATCTGGATGCCGAGACTGACATTTATGGTCAGGGCGCCGTGGCCAACGGAGTCGGCTCCAACGTGGCACCGCTGCGCAGTGTGGCGAGCCCGGGCTTTGCCTCTGGCGCCTCCGTGGCGGCCGCGGGCAGTGACTACATGATCGCAACCACGCAGGACCACGGTGCCATGCCCGACGAAGGCGCCGAGATGATGGGCCGCGGGCTCTTCCGCATGGCGACGGTCGAGGAGTACCAGGCAGATCCCTACTTCGTGGCGGACGGCGATCCGAAGCCCATCGGCGGGTACGCCTGGGAAGATTACCCGGCGCTCTGGGAATACAGCCACCCCAGCAAACAGGACGCGTACAAGGACAATCCCTACTACGCCAACCAGTGGGGCATGGTCATCGACCTCAACACCTGCACGGGTTGCAACGCCTGTGTGGTGGCCTGCCAGTCCGAGAACAACATTCAGGTGGTCGGCAAGGATGAGGTGGCCCGCGGCCGCGAGATGAGCTGGATCCGCATGGATCGCTATTTCGTGGGCGGTGACGGCGCCGGGGAGCTGCAGATGGTGCAGCAGCCGGTACCGTGCATGCACTGCGAGAATGCGCCGTGTGAGTCGGTCTGCCCGGTTGCCGCCACGGTGCACAGCCCGGACGGCACCAACCAGATGATCTACAACCGGTGCATCGGCACGCGCTACTGCGCGAACAACTGCCCCTACAAGGTGCGCCGCTTCAACTACTACAACTGGAGCAAGACGCTTCCCGAATCGCTGCACATGGCGCAGAACCCGAATGTGACGGTTCGCAGCCGCGGCGTGATGGAGAAGTGCTCCTACTGCATCCAGCGCATTCGCGAGGTCAATCGCCAGGTGAACGTCGAAGGCCGCGAGATTCGCGACGGAGACGTGGTCACGGCCTGCCAGCAGGCGTGCCCGAGTCACGCGATCTCGTTCGGCGATCTGAACGACCCCACCAGCAAGGTGGTGCAGGACCGGGCCAACCCCCGTCGCTACGAGCTGCTGGCAGAGCTGAGCGTCAAGCCACGCACCAGCTACCTCGGTCGCCTCCGCAACCCCAACACCACGCTCGCGTCGGCTGCATCCGCACCCGCCGAGTCCGAATAA